GCAGGGAGTCTGGAGTACCAGCTGCTTTGAAGAGACAGAATAAGATCACAGAAAAGCCCCTGAAAATGTCTGGCTTTGCCAAGCACCCGGCACAATTCACTTGTGCCACCTTGGAACATTCATCTAGCTTCTCTCAACATCATTTTTTTGCCTCTGAAGTGTAGGTGGATCCTGTGGCCTACTTCCAGAGAAGGCTTTaaagactcaaataaaaataGCCACACTGATGAGACTTATGTGCCATGAACTGTTCTAGGTGCCCTCAGCAACCtacttcacagatgaagaaactgaggcccagaaaagtcAAGTCAGGTCAAACAGTGAAGAGCAGGGGtcctgggagctgaggtgggctctGGGTCCGTGCTGTCACTCTGTGCTACCTCTCACTGTGACAGCCGTGGCTCGTTGCTGTGGAGCAGCGAGTCCGTGAGTCCTCGCCATGGCCACGTGGTGAAGGAATCCACAGGGGAAGAGGCAGACTTGGGGGGCAGACCCTGGCCAGCGAGAGTCTGAATGGCAGTGCCTTATGGGGTGCAGGCGTCACTGCCAACAGAACAATCAGCAAGGTGTTTGCAAGGCGACGCCCTCTGAAGAGTCTGGTGGCAGTGAAGGACCCAACTGTGTGGGTGAAAGTTAATGCCTGGGGACTTTCAGGTGGCCCAGTGGGAAGGGGACCGTGGTGAGGCCTCCCCTCCTGCCCACATTTGCTGTGTCCTCCACAATGAAAGCCCAAGAGGAAAAGCATAAGACAGTTGATTTGGCCCAACCTGGTGCTGTTCTGCCCAGTGTGTGGCCCACCCTCGTCATGCCCATACCTGCATCCTGAAGCTCAGATCTCCACCGAGGGGTCAGTGAAGCCCTTCTTGCCCTCATTCACCAGCACTGGCTTCTCTGTCCGTGTGTGCCACACCAGGATCTGTGTGCCCAGAGATGCAAAACACGGTGGGACAGGCCCCTGACCTCACTCTGCtgcctccctgctccctcccacACCGTGTAAACATTTCTCCTGCCCCTCCCTTTCCTTCAAGAGTTTTTCAGTTGTTCCATCAAGATTTTCtcaattgtttttttatttattttctgtggctcTAGACTACCCTGTCATTTTTGCTGTTTGTACATGTGATGCCTTCAGAATACCCGCTGGAAATGGAAAGTCTAGAGCTACAGAAAAGAGAAGCCCCAAgacttcctgtgtgtgtgtgcatatgtctgcatgttcatatgtgtgtatgtgcattatgtgcaagtgcatgtgtgtgcatctgcatgtgtgcacgtgtgcatgcataggcatgtgtgtgtgcatgagtgctCAGCAGGGACGTCCTGGAGTACAACTGTTTTGTGGGAGGTTATAACTCCCTGGTGGCCATTGCTCTCCCTTTCCCTGCCTGTCCACAGTGTCGCTGCCTTACAGGTGATAAACGGCCTTCCTGGGGAGGGGGTTTCAGAAAGCCCAGGCTATTTTGAGGCCTCTGTTTCCTTCTCCCGATCTGTAGGGAGGGTGTGGCTGTGCTGGAGACGCGTGCGTCACAGCTGTCAGTGCTGCGGAGGGTCTCACCTTGGTGCAGTTGGCTGCCTTGGGCTCCAGGTCATTGAGGGTGACAAGTTCTCGAAGGAGGCTGCTTTCCTGGTAGCCTCCCTTCACACCGCGCAGCTTGAAGTAGGCCTGGCTTCGCTGCAGAATGAGCCGCAGGTTGACTGCAAATCCAGCCATGTCTATTGCAAATGGCCGGTGGGGGTCAAACACCGTCTTCCAGCCGACCACCTTCCCTGCCCCGTTCACCCGTGGGGCCTCGTACCGCAGGCCACCCACGAAAGCGACGGGCCACACGGACACCCTCCTGGTGCTGCGCATCTACAAGTGGGGGGTCCAGAGTCAGGGCGCCTGCGCTGCAGACGTGGACGGACTCCCTTGCCCATGGGAGGCGACATCCTTCAGCAACCTCCATGCCCATGGCCAGCCAAGGCCACCCAGGGGGGTCCAGTACAGCCCTGCCCCCAGGGCCCCGTCCCATGGGTTGGGCACCTGAGGAGATGCTGCCCTGGGCTGCCGGCGAGATCTGACCTCTCAGACGGCCTGGTCTTCACCTTCTCAACATGGCCCAGCTGCCGTTTTCTCCCTTGTGTAAAACCTTTCGGTCTCCCCACTTCAGAGTGTGAAATGACTCCCCTTCTCCCCAGACTAGCACAGCCCATATACTCAGGCAGGTACCAACTGTTCCACCCAAGAGGTTTCTGGTAGTCACGCAGAATGACCTACTCAGAGACCCATTCAGAGGAGACCTCTAGGGCCAAGAATATGGTTTAGGGGCTCCACAGCCACCTGCCTTCCCCCTAATTGTGGGGGATGCTGCAGCCCGCAGTTCTGTCCTTTCCCTGGCTCTCTGCTCCTGCCCCGCTCCCAGCCCGGCACCGCCTCCCGGTCTCCCCTGCGCGAGCCTCCACACCCACAGCCCCCTCCTCGGGAAGCTCCTCCACGCCCCGCAGCCGGGGCCCCGCGGCACCTCCTCGAAGAGCTCCAGGCTGTAGGTGTTGTCGTCGTCCGCGAAGTACACCACGCCGGGCTGGCTGGAGTTGCGCGGGAAGGTCTCACGCAGCCAGCGCAGGGCCAGGTTGCGCTGCATGGTGCCCCGCGGGATGCGTGGGTCGCGGGCGTCTCCTCGCAGCTTGTAGTTGCGGGGCGTCTCCACGTGCAGGTGCGTGTAGTTGAGGCCGGTGTCGCGCAGCAGGCGCGCGGTCAGCGGGGTCCGGCGCGGCGCGTCCTCCACCACCAGCCAGTGCAGGTTGGGCACGTGCAGCAGCGTGTTGGCCATGCGCGTCAGCTCGGCCTTCTGCACCGGGCGGCTGTAGGTGGGCGTCACCACGTGGATGGTGGGCAGCGTGTCGGACCACGGCGGCGGCCGCGTGTACACGTACTCGGTGCGCACCACCTCCACGATGTCGCGGTCGGACATGCAGTACTCTCTGGGGTCCGAGCCGGGCGGCGCTTCGCGTCGGGGGTCACTGCCCTCATCTGCGGATTGGGAGACAGGCGATGCGGGGAGGAGAGCGCTGGCTGTGGCCCCAGATTCAGAGCAGggcaccctcctcctcccctgcagGGGCTGCTCAGACCCCTGCCTTGGACCTGTTAGCTCCAAGGTTGAAACCTGCAGCCCTGGAATCCTCTCTGTGAGGGTCCCAGTTCTGATGACACAGAGATAACCGCTTCCTTCCCACCTTTGCAGCCCTCTAGCTATTTGAGTGCAGCTGCCCATATTCCAAGATTGCATCCTCAGTTCCTAAATGCGCTGTTTTTCCTATGAAAAGGCATCCtgaccctcccctccccagccctcctcaTCTGGAGGGAGCTGGCGACGCTGCTCCGCACAGGGCTGTCctggccctcccctccccagccctccccatcTGGAGGGAGCTGGCCACACTGCTCCGCACAGGGCTGGGctagccctcccctcccctccctagCCCTCCTCATCTGGAGGGAGCTGGTCACACTGCTCCGCACAGGGCTGGGCTGGCAGAGCACATGGCACTGTCCCACTGTGGTGTGGAGGCCACAAAGCCCCACGGCCGCACCACTGCTGCAGCAGCCAGAGCACACTGTGGCCTGCGGGAGCCTGAGGCAGCTCCCCGGAGTTCTCAAGCCCTCGTCAAGTGGGGCCTCTTCCCTCCTGGCCTTAGGTAAGGCATTCTCTGAATCTTGGTGCTGAACTTCCTATTTAACTGCATTTTATTCTTGTGGGTTTTGCCCATAGTTGCCAAGATATATGTAGACCTAGCACTCCTAGCAAGAGGAGAAATCATGGCTATTGGGATTCTTGTTTTCCATGCGTCCCTTCTCTCCAAATTCTGTCCATCAGAAGGGCTCAGGCACCAGTGGACGGTGTGGCCCTCACTGTTCTAGCTTACCGCCGGGTTATAAAGGTAAGAAATCCCAGCGCCTGGCCTGAGACCCTGCCCAGTTCTGCCGTTACAAACCCTATGCCCTTGAGCAAACTGCTTAGCTTCTGGTGCCTCAATTTCAGCgactgtaaaatggggctaataatagCATCGAACTTATCAAGTTATTATGTGGATTGATGAGTCGACACATGCCAAGGGCTGAGAGCACTGCCAGGCACAGTTTCCTCTCCTGTGGAAGGGCAGTGGCCAACTCTGCTTCCTCTGGCTTCAGGCAATCAGTGGGGACAGAACGAGCCAGTCACACCAAAGGGGAGGACCCTGGGCATCAGCTCTTCTGCTGCCTCTTTCTGGCCACCACGGTCATCAGCAGCATGCGGGGCGTGTGGGACGCTAGCGTGGAGACCATATGAACGGACTCAGGTCTTCAGGAGTTCTCACGGGCAAATGGCACAAGGCACACAGCAAGTTCTGAGGGCCGGGGGAGCTGACCAGCGGAGATGCCGTCACTCAAAGGGGACTGCTTAGAGGGGTTTGGGGTCATACTGTGAGAAGAGCAAGGTGGAAGAAAGCGGGATGGGTGTCTAGGGTTCTGACCTGGATAGAAGGTTTAATTTATCCTATGAGTAGTAAAGTATTGGAAACTGCGGCTTTGGGAGGAGGTTTAGAACCAGTTGGTCCAGCTCTCTGTCACCTCATCATCCCAAGCCCACAGAGGACCTGTGCCCTGGGAAAGTCCCCATACATGAGGGCACAGCTACTGCCTGTGCTCCTGGGCTCTGCCCTTGCCGTTGGCTTCAGGGTGTCTGCAATTTTGGGTCCTAACGGCCTCCTGGTGACCCTAACTTCACTCAGCGGCAGCTTTCATTTGCTCGCTCTTGGCATGCTCTGGAGACAGAGTGCCAAGTCCCCAGCCTCACGCGGCACCATCAGTGCTTAGCAAACAGCCTGACGTCTCCAGCACTGGAGCTCTGCCAAGAAAGCAATCGACACGATATCATGTCGCTTTATATATAGTAGCTTTAACCCCTCTGGAGTGATGTATTTGCAAGATAACAATGATTCTAAACTGACAAGCACTGAGAAGAGGCGCTAGAGTCAGGAGGAGAGGATGAGGTTTGGAAGAGAGGTGCTAAGTGGCAGCCATGGGCAGTCGGCTGCCGCAATCTTGAGCTTGGCCCTTCCTCATGGAAGCTTCATGAACAGCTAGCGGTGTGCAGGACCTGGTATTTGACTGTGCGGAGCAGCACAACTTCAGGCTGTGATTTTTGGACACTGCCTGCATCTTGGggttacaggcgctcaccacctctCTCTGCGTGGACTTGGGTGTCTTGTTTATCACACTGCCAGGTAAATATCATGCGCACTGCAAACGGAGAGCAGCTGCCGACCCCACGTGTTGAGTCTGTGCACGTAAGTGGGGGAGCGGGCAGAAGAGACAAAGTGCTGAGGAGCTGGGGCAGCCAGCTGTGGGGTGATGGCAGGTTTGGGTGTGGAGAGCTCTGTGTGAGAGGCAAAGGCaacccaggagccagagccaGGGGAAGGGGGTTCTCCCCCAAGTTCTTCCACTAGTTCTTCATGGACTTTTCCTCTCTCCAGCCCTGTTTCCCCCAGGTAGCACTAGACCAGGGTTTCTTGTgcaggaaaagaagagaggcaaACACTATACTCCCTGTGAAAGGGTTTAAAACACACTGCAGGCCAGAAATCCTACCCCCCCGACCATCCACTTCAGAACGGTCGCTTTCCTTGCATGTCATGAAATGGCATGTGAGGTTGTGTATgcgtctttctgtgtgtgtgtgtgttaatgatgtgtgtgttttaagttgTTCTGTATTTTAAGATGCATTGACATCTTGAAGGCCTTGCAGATCTGGGAGGGACTGCCCCTCCCAGGACTAGCTAATTCCTAGCGACAGTGTACACCCGCCTGCAAACACACTTTTCATATGCAAACTACCTGATCTAGAGCTCACACCCACCACCGTCATGGAGCTCTCCCACCCACGCCAATCTTCCCCTGCCCTAAACCACCCCAGGGTGATACTGGACAATTAGAAACCACGCCCGTATCCTAAACCCACTGACATTCTTCAGACTGTGCAATTCTGAGCCAGCTCAGCTGCTGACCGTGCTTTGCCCTTCCCTTCCTATGAAAACCACTTCCCTTCCTACCAAAACCACACTAAAGCCTCCCGCTCCCTCCACTTCCCACCTCGGACGCCAGCACTTCCCACCTCAGACCCCAGCACTTCCCACCTCAGACCCCAGCACTTCCCACCTCAGACCCCAGCACTTCCCACCTCGGACGCCAGCACTTCCCACCTCGGACCCCAGCACTTCCCACCTCAGACCCCAGCACTTCCCCACCTCAGACCCCAGCACTTCCCACCTCAGACCCCAGCACTTCCCACCTCAGACCCCAGCACTTCCCACCTCGGACGCCAGCACTTCCCACCTCAGACCCCAGCACTTCCCACCTCGGACCCCAGCACTTCCCACCTCGGACGCCAGCACTTCCCCAGGGCACGGTGTGCCCCCTCCCCTTGGGTGCTGAGAGTGACAAGCTCTTCTTTCAAGGTGGTTGTCTTGGCGTCTGCCAACCTACCATCCCGGACCTCTCTACACTGTGTGGGCAGCTTCCATTAGCTTCCCATTCCCAAAGGGGTGCAAGTCTCACGAAGGGGCCTAGATGATCTGGTGGTTCCTCCTAACTACTTAGTGAGTACAAGCAAGAACCCTTGCATATCAGCTGTGGTCACTGTCACTACCAAGGCCCAGCTGGGCAGGCAGGGCATGCGTGTGTCCTCACCCTTATGCACCGCAAGCAGGGGTGCGAGGGTGCTCTGGTGCCAGACGGTGATGAGCAGAGTCCAGGGCAGCACGATGAGGACGATCGCTAGGATGTCCCGTCTCTTCGGCATCTCCAAGGCTGGCTGCACCCACGGCTCCTCATTACCTGAGTGGCGGTAAGTTCAGGAGAGGGGTGGCCACGGGCGGCGGCAGCACAAGGGAGAAAAGAACAGGCATGGGCCGGGCCGGCCAGGCATGGAGAGGACAGAGCAGCTGAATGTTGGCTAGCAGGTCTTACCAGCACTCACAACCCACCCATTGCGGAAGCAGGTTTGGAGAGTCCGGCCCGACTGGAGTCTGAGAAGGGGTCGCTGTCCAGGGGCAGGGGTCAGGAACCCTGGGGGTTGGACACCTGCAAGAGAGAGCAGACGCAGATAGCCAGAGACCCAGGCACAGGAATGGATGCCAGCAAGGCCGGGCCCTGCTCTGGGACACACAGCGTCTGGGGTTCCCCAATGGAGCCTCAACCGTCCATCCCCTGAGGACCTCTTCTGTCCGTTCGAGTGGAACAGGCTCTGTCCTTCCCACAGGCACAGGGCCATGGCGCTGCTCCACTGATGAAAGTCAGGAGGGCGCAGGGGGCAGAAGCACAGACTGCAGAGACACCAGGTTTAAATCCCAGCTGTGCCACCCACAGGCTGTATGACCTTTGCAAGTCATTTCCGTTTTCCATACCacaattttcccatctgtaaaacggggcACTGTGGTTCCCTGCCTCATAAGGTCATTCTCAGAATTAAACGGTACCTTCCAAGCAGCCCTAAAATGCGAGCTACTTATCAAAGCCTGGATAAAGGGGTgagttttttttctctcccttttttaccatatatGTACCataaattattacattaaaataatttcaacattttagatttgggggtacacgtgcaggttcgTTACGGGGCATATTGCATGTGACGCTGAGATTTGGAGTATGATGAATCCCATTTCCCAGGTacgagcacagtacccaataggtcgTTTTCAGCCCTTCTTCCTTTtacagtccccagtgtctattcttCTCATGTTTACAGTCATGAGTACCCAATGTCTAGctctcacttagaagtgagaacacaccggatttggttttccgttcctgtgttaatttgcttaggataatggcctccagctgcatttatgctgctgcaaaggccatgattttgtccttttttatgactgtgtaatATTCCTTGCTGTATAtgcaccatgttttctttatccagtccatgcTGATGGGCACCTGgattgattccatgcctttgctattgggaatggtgctgcgatgaacatacaggggcaggttttttttcttttggtgaaacactttattttcctttggatatatacccaggaatgggactGCTGGCtagaatggtagctctgttttaagttctttgagagatctccaaattgctttccatagtcgctgaactaatttacattcccaccaacagaggatatgtattcccttttctctgcagcttcaccagcatctaatattttctggcttttaataatagccattctgactggtgtgagagaGTCTTTtactgtggtttcaatttgcattttggTGACAGTCTTTTGAGGACAAAGAAGAGATGCTTCTGGGATGGGCCCTGGGGGAAGTGGGAGAGTGCCTTCCTCCGTGCAGGACACAGCACCAGGTGCTGGGCTGGGCAGCAGCAAGGGGTACAGGGCTCCCCGCAGGGCCTGCCACACTGAGGGGAGACAGTCCTCCAAAATGACAGCAGCCGGGGACCCAAGTGAGGAGAATGAGCCACTGGGACTCCTCAGTCCTGCAGAGGGTCCACTGGTGGCATCCCTGGGAACTGTTCTCTCACATGGCAAGGACACCGGGTGAAGAGACCTCCTAACCACCTTGGAAACTGTCACATCCTCTTCTCCTCCCTTTTTACTTCTGTGCTAAGCACCATGCATGATGCAGCAGGGACCCGTGGGGGTGACGGGGAGGGCAGGCAGCCTCGGGCAGCCCAGCCAGCCTCGCTGTGCTCACCTGTCCCAGTGCCCAGTGTTGGGTAGGGACAGTGCCTCACCTGGGGACCGTGCTGCCTGCTCCTGCCCCAGCTCACGTGTGCCCACCATTTCAGGCGGAGTCAAGCACTGTGACCGAGGAGGGTTTTTAGCCCCTGAGTTTCCAAAATAGTGTGTTTTCCCCTCCTCGCCGAGTCCTCTCTCCAAATAGTTCTGACGCCTTGTGGAAGACCAGGATCTGTCTTCCATTAAGGAGCACTGTGGTTTCCTGGGACGGCCAGCATCCCCTGCCCACACCCTGCCATCAGAGGCCCACTCTACCCAGAGAGTCTCCCCCACCCATTCCCTGGGGAGTGGAAGATCCACTGGGGTTCAGTGTCATAGGCACGTAGGAGATAGTGGACATTCTAGGCTATGTGCGTCTGTGTCCCCCCACAAACTCCTCTTTGCTGGCCCAGTGAGGGACAGAGCCTAGAACCCCACACGGGACGCCTGCTGGGCCTTGTGTTCTGAGATGCAAGTGACCTCATGCCACATTCCCCAGATTTAGCCTGTCCCTCCGCACCCAGGCCACTGCTGGAGCTGCATGGGGCTATGTGTCAAGACACGTTTTGGCAGGTGTGATCTTAGGCCACAGCTGATGAAGGAtggggaggctgggcctggctggGGCTTCAAAAACGTCCAGGAAGATTTCTTCTGTGTTCTCGGAGACTCTTGAAGGAGCTTTCTCAAGTGCTCCTGGTTTTGGTGAAGGTTCTAACACCAGGATGGAgaaagccaaggagagaagaCGAGTGCCATGCCAGCTCAGTCCCTGTGGGCCACTCCCTTCCCTTTGGGGCAGCCTCTCAGCCCCCGCCCACTCTGGCACCTGCTCGGCCTCCCTTGTGCCTGCTTGCACTGTTGTTTATACAAACTTTCCTATACTGTGAGGGGTGTCTGAAGATGAGGCTCAGCTCTTCACATGCACCTGCTCCTGCAACGTCAGAGCAGCCCTGCGCAGTAAGCATGGCCGTGGTCCCTGTGGGTTCATCGAGGCCAGAGAAGGGGAGTAACTTGCCTGAGGGCAACCATGAGGAAATGGTGGAGTTGGAATTGAATCCAGGCCATCTGGCTCTATGCTGTCATCGGGGGCATAGGATGAGAGGTCCCAGGCCCCCAAGCCTCTGGAACCTGGGCCAGGCGGAGGGTGGGCAAGGGCCACACACAGACCAAACGCTTCCTCTGGCCCGGACCACAGCCACCCTCCTCTGCGATGGCTGCCCCCCTGTGGGGCCCTAGAACCTGcctggaggctgcagcaggaaggaggggcgggaaggaagaggggagaacGGGGCCTGTGGGCAAGGTGCTGTGGGACGCTTTCTGCTCCCATCCAGGCTTTTTGGTCAAAACATCTATGAGAGaaaaagga
Above is a genomic segment from Chlorocebus sabaeus isolate Y175 chromosome 1, mChlSab1.0.hap1, whole genome shotgun sequence containing:
- the B3GAT1 gene encoding galactosylgalactosylxylosylprotein 3-beta-glucuronosyltransferase 1 isoform X2 — its product is MPKRRDILAIVLIVLPWTLLITVWHQSTLAPLLAVHKDEGSDPRREAPPGSDPREYCMSDRDIVEVVRTEYVYTRPPPWSDTLPTIHVVTPTYSRPVQKAELTRMANTLLHVPNLHWLVVEDAPRRTPLTARLLRDTGLNYTHLHVETPRNYKLRGDARDPRIPRGTMQRNLALRWLRETFPRNSSQPGVVYFADDDNTYSLELFEEMRSTRRVSVWPVAFVGGLRYEAPRVNGAGKVVGWKTVFDPHRPFAIDMAGFAVNLRLILQRSQAYFKLRGVKGGYQESSLLRELVTLNDLEPKAANCTKILVWHTRTEKPVLVNEGKKGFTDPSVEI
- the B3GAT1 gene encoding galactosylgalactosylxylosylprotein 3-beta-glucuronosyltransferase 1 isoform X1, which produces MGNEEPWVQPALEMPKRRDILAIVLIVLPWTLLITVWHQSTLAPLLAVHKDEGSDPRREAPPGSDPREYCMSDRDIVEVVRTEYVYTRPPPWSDTLPTIHVVTPTYSRPVQKAELTRMANTLLHVPNLHWLVVEDAPRRTPLTARLLRDTGLNYTHLHVETPRNYKLRGDARDPRIPRGTMQRNLALRWLRETFPRNSSQPGVVYFADDDNTYSLELFEEMRSTRRVSVWPVAFVGGLRYEAPRVNGAGKVVGWKTVFDPHRPFAIDMAGFAVNLRLILQRSQAYFKLRGVKGGYQESSLLRELVTLNDLEPKAANCTKILVWHTRTEKPVLVNEGKKGFTDPSVEI